Genomic DNA from Caldisericia bacterium:
TATGGGAACTCAGCATCGGGAAGGAAGATATTAATTTTATTATTGAGGCAATGGTAAAAAATCAGGAGTTTAACTCCATAATAACTCCAGATTACTATGAGGGAATATGTAAGGTAAAGGGGAAAATAAAAGAAGAAGAGATAGATGGAATTGCATATGTGGAATTAACTGGATATTACTAAAGAAGTTTATTTTTGTTTATCTCAAGATGAAACTCACAACCTAAAACCTTTGCAGCTTGTCTGCAAAGCATCATCCTTGAGAGAAATATCTCAAAATATTCCATTGGTTTTGAGATTTCAGTATCTATCGTCAATTCAAGTGTTATCTCTTTGTTCTTCTCATCAACTCTCAAGAATGATTTTTCAACGGCATAATTTACTCTATCATGAATATCAAAATTTTCTGGTTTTGCCCTCACCCTTGATCTATGAGCATCTGATTTATCCGCAAGAACAACTGCAGCAGTTATAGGTGTTGCAACAAATCCTGTTTTTTCATCGTGGTTTGCTATAGCTTCCATAACTTCCCCTATATCCTCTGGGGGAAATCCAAGGTCCTTTAAGATATCCATTGCTATTAAAGCACCACTTACTGTATGGGTGTCTCTTCCCAAAAAGTTCCCTATATCATGAAGATATGCCGCAATCTTTGCAAGTTCTATTTCCC
This window encodes:
- a CDS encoding HD domain-containing protein is translated as MKYKRFEAVKNHPKVKTFIAMADRYLEALGYTEHGFRHTSLVSEIAENILERLGYSEREIELAKIAAYLHDIGNFLGRDTHTVSGALIAMDILKDLGFPPEDIGEVMEAIANHDEKTGFVATPITAAVVLADKSDAHRSRVRAKPENFDIHDRVNYAVEKSFLRVDEKNKEITLELTIDTEISKPMEYFEIFLSRMMLCRQAAKVLGCEFHLEINKNKLL